The proteins below come from a single Alnus glutinosa chromosome 9, dhAlnGlut1.1, whole genome shotgun sequence genomic window:
- the LOC133877498 gene encoding ubiquitin-like protein 5, producing MIEVVLNDRLGKKVRVKCNEDDTIGDLKKLVAAQTGTRSDKIRIQKWYNIYKDHITLKDYEIHDGMGLELYYN from the coding sequence ATGATTGAGGTGGTACTGAACGATCGGCTGGGCAAGAAGGTGCGTGTGAAGTGCAACGAGGATGACACCATCGGCGACCTGAAGAAGCTGGTGGCGGCCCAGACGGGCACCCGATCGGACAAGATCCGCATCCAGAAGTGGTACAACATCTACAAGGACCACATCACCCTCAAGGACTACGAGATCCACGACGGCATGGGCCTCGAGCTCTACTACAACTAG
- the LOC133876998 gene encoding uncharacterized protein LOC133876998 isoform X1, whose product MFWKLTALSASSPVESLLDKENFTLEELLDEEEIIQECKALNSRLINFLRDRAQVEQLLRYIIEEPPEEAESKRAFKFPFIACEIFTCEIDVILKTLVEEEELMNFLFSFLEPNRPHGTLLAGYFSKVVVCLMIRKTVQLMNYVQAHQDVFRHLVDLIGITSIMEVLVRLVGADDHVYPNYLEVMQWLAESNLLEMIVDKLSPSSPPEVHANVAETLCAITRNSSSALATKLSSPSFVARIFGHALEDSHSKSCLVHSLSVCISLLDPKRSAVPSPMFHSFRSQHMYEPPISVNPETIGAMLPKLGDLLTLLNVSSDEKILPTTYGELRPPLGKHRLKIVEFVAVLLKTANDAAEDELVSSGTIRRIIDLFFEYPYNNSLHHHVESIILSCLESKSDTMVNHLLRECDLIGKILQTDKHPILSSDVNQPTMPTGKRAPRAGNLGHITRVSNKLVQLGNGQSRIQACLQENTEWNEWQATVLQERNAVENVYRWACGRPTALQDRIRDSDDDDLHDRDYDVAALANNLSQAFRYKIYGNEDAEEDHGALDRDDEDVYFDDESAEVVISSLRLGDDQGSSLFTNSNWFAFQDDRIGNAPVSTSEMMDEINLNGTANGGNSSSDDEVVVGEDEELAESKDSVNGTSSSNGNFLNGFTVSGSVNGGILNKESEKASASHDMGFFRFETPDNELFGDRPLPDWVGWSDSSDLQVGGSSVNPFEDHTNSDVNPRAQLVTSNASSPSSGESIVANGSPTTTTASNEDSEGSDSSQRTAAVPSLFEEDVEFVGVELEGTEKAMEQALKEGIVGEAGPLKRNIIQKVPEKEENSDVDGPGMKEFNDANYWRVDQEVAVLE is encoded by the exons aTGTTCTGGAAGCTCACAGCTCTTTCTGCCTCCTCACCT GTGGAGTCATTATTAGACAAGGAGAATTTCACTTTAGAAGAGCTTCTGGATGAAGAAGAAATAATTCAAGAATGCAAAGCATTAAATAGTCGTCTCATTAACTT TCTACGGGATAGAGCTCAGGTGGAGCAGTTATTGCGCTATATCATTGAAGAACCCCCAGAGGAAGCTGAAAGCAAACGAGCATTCAA GTTTCCATTCATTGCCTGTGAGATTTTCACATGTGAAATTGATGTTATTTTGAAGACTTTGGTGGAGGAAGAGGAG CTGATGAACTTCCTCTTCTCCTTTTTGGAACCAAATCGTCCTCATGGTACCTTGCTGGCTGGGTATTTTAGCAAG GTTGTTGTGTGCCTTATGATACGGAAGACGGTCCAACTTATGAATTATGTTCAA GCACATCAGGATGTTTTTCGCCACCTTGTTGATTTGATAGGAATTACATCTATCATGGAG GTTTTGGTTCGACTTGTAGGTGCCGATGACCATGTGTATCCCAATTATCTAGAAGTAATGCAATGGTTGGCTGAGAGCAATCTGCTAGAAATGATTGTGGATAAACTGAGTCCATCA AGTCCTCCTGAGGTTCATGCTAATGTGGCTGAAACACTATGTGCTATAACTCGAAATTCCTCATCGGCCCTAGCCACCAAACTTTCTAGCCCCAG CTTTGTTGCAAGGATATTCGGTCATGCATTGGAAGATTCACATTCGAAATCTTGCCTTGTTCACTCGCTCTCTGTCTGTATTTCTTTGTTGGACCCAAAAAGATCAGCAGTACCTTCTCCCATGTTCCATTCTTTTCGAAGCCAACATATGTATGAACCTCCAATATCTGTTAACCCTGAGACAATTGGTGCAATGCTTCCCAAACTTG GTGACTTGCTTACACTTCTGAATGTGTCATCTGATGAGAAGATACTGCCTACAACATATGGAGAATTGAGGCCTCCTCTTGGGAAGCATCGTCTAAAG ATTGTGGAGTTCGTTGCAGTGCTATTGAAAACTGCCAATGATGCTGCCGAGGATGAATTGGTCAGCTCGGGAACCATTCGACGAATCATTGATCTTTTCTTTGa GTACCCATACAATAACTCGTTGCATCACCATGTGGAGAGTATCATATTGTCATGTTTGGAAAGCAAGAGTGATACTATGGTCAATCACCTTCTTCGAGAGTGCGATTTGATTGGGAAGATTCTTCAAACAGATAAACATCCCATTCTTTCTAGTGACGTTAATCAG CCAACAATGCCTACTGGAAAACGGGCACCTCGGGCAGGAAATCTTGGACATATTACGCGAGTTTCTAACAAGCTTGTTCAGTTGGGAAATGGTCAAAGCCGCATTCAGGCTTGTCTTCAG GAAAATACTGAATGGAATGAGTGGCAAGCTACAGTTCTGCAGGAGCGCAATGCTGTTGAAAACGTCTACAGATGGGCTTGTGG CCGTCCAACTGCATTGCAAGATAGGATAAGGgatagtgatgatgatgatcttcATGATAGAGATTATGATGTAGCAGCTCTAGCGAATAATTTGAGCCAGGCCTTCCGCTACAAAATCTATGGGAATGAAGATGCTGAAGAG GACCATGGGGCTCTTGATCGTGATGATGAG GATGTCTACTTTGATGATGAATCTGCTGAAGTTGTAATATCATCCTTGAGGCTAGGTGATGATCAAGGGAG TAGTCTATTCACGAATTCCAACTGGTTTGCATTCCAAGACGACAGAATTGGTAACGCACCTGTGAGTACATCAGAGATGATGGATGAGATAAACTTAAATGGAACTGCAAATGGTGGCAACAGCAGTAGTGACGATGAAGTTGTGGTTGGCGAGGATGAGGAGTTGGCTGAAAGCAAAGATTCTGTCAATGGCACATCTAGTTCCAATGGTAACTTCCTGAATGGGTTTACTGTAAGCGGTTCTGTGAATGGTGGAATTCTGAACAAGGAAAGCGAGAAGGCAAGTGCTTCCCATGATATGGGATTCTTCAGGTTTGAGACACCCGACAACGAGTTGTTTGGAGATAGGCCTTTACCTGATTGGGTGGGATGGAGCGATTCATCAGATCTGCAAGTTGGCGGTTCAAGTGTCAATCCGTTCGAGGATCACACCAATTCTGATGTGAATCCTCGAGCTCAATTAGTGACTTCTAATGCTAGTTCTCCTTCAAGTGGAGAATCTATAGTTGCAAATGGCTCGCCAACAACCACTACAGCTTCAAATGAGGATTCAGAAGGTAGTGATTCAAGTCAGAGAACTGCTGCTGTACCGTCATTGTTTGAGGAGGATGTTGAGTTTGTAGGTGTCGAATTAGAAGGTACCGAGAAGGCTATGGAACAGGCTCTTAAGGAGGGGATAGTTGGGGAAGCAGGGCCATTGAAGAGAAACATTATACAAAAGGTGCCAGAGAAGGAGGAGAATTCTGACGTGGACGGACCTGGAATGAAGGAGTTCAATGATGCTAATTATTGGAGGGTTGATCAAGAGGTTGCTGTTTTAGAGTGA
- the LOC133876998 gene encoding uncharacterized protein LOC133876998 isoform X2 codes for MFWKLTALSASSPVESLLDKENFTLEELLDEEEIIQECKALNSRLINFLRDRAQVEQLLRYIIEEPPEEAESKRAFKFPFIACEIFTCEIDVILKTLVEEEELMNFLFSFLEPNRPHGTLLAGYFSKVVVCLMIRKTVQLMNYVQAHQDVFRHLVDLIGITSIMEVLVRLVGADDHVYPNYLEVMQWLAESNLLEMIVDKLSPSSPPEVHANVAETLCAITRNSSSALATKLSSPSFVARIFGHALEDSHSKSCLVHSLSVCISLLDPKRSAVPSPMFHSFRSQHMYEPPISVNPETIGAMLPKLGDLLTLLNVSSDEKILPTTYGELRPPLGKHRLKIVEFVAVLLKTANDAAEDELVSSGTIRRIIDLFFEYPYNNSLHHHVESIILSCLESKSDTMVNHLLRECDLIGKILQTDKHPILSSDVNQPTMPTGKRAPRAGNLGHITRVSNKLVQLGNGQSRIQACLQENTEWNEWQATVLQERNAVENVYRWACGRPTALQDRIRDSDDDDLHDRDYDVAALANNLSQAFRYKIYGNEDAEEDHGALDRDDEDVYFDDESAEVVISSLRLGDDQGSLFTNSNWFAFQDDRIGNAPVSTSEMMDEINLNGTANGGNSSSDDEVVVGEDEELAESKDSVNGTSSSNGNFLNGFTVSGSVNGGILNKESEKASASHDMGFFRFETPDNELFGDRPLPDWVGWSDSSDLQVGGSSVNPFEDHTNSDVNPRAQLVTSNASSPSSGESIVANGSPTTTTASNEDSEGSDSSQRTAAVPSLFEEDVEFVGVELEGTEKAMEQALKEGIVGEAGPLKRNIIQKVPEKEENSDVDGPGMKEFNDANYWRVDQEVAVLE; via the exons aTGTTCTGGAAGCTCACAGCTCTTTCTGCCTCCTCACCT GTGGAGTCATTATTAGACAAGGAGAATTTCACTTTAGAAGAGCTTCTGGATGAAGAAGAAATAATTCAAGAATGCAAAGCATTAAATAGTCGTCTCATTAACTT TCTACGGGATAGAGCTCAGGTGGAGCAGTTATTGCGCTATATCATTGAAGAACCCCCAGAGGAAGCTGAAAGCAAACGAGCATTCAA GTTTCCATTCATTGCCTGTGAGATTTTCACATGTGAAATTGATGTTATTTTGAAGACTTTGGTGGAGGAAGAGGAG CTGATGAACTTCCTCTTCTCCTTTTTGGAACCAAATCGTCCTCATGGTACCTTGCTGGCTGGGTATTTTAGCAAG GTTGTTGTGTGCCTTATGATACGGAAGACGGTCCAACTTATGAATTATGTTCAA GCACATCAGGATGTTTTTCGCCACCTTGTTGATTTGATAGGAATTACATCTATCATGGAG GTTTTGGTTCGACTTGTAGGTGCCGATGACCATGTGTATCCCAATTATCTAGAAGTAATGCAATGGTTGGCTGAGAGCAATCTGCTAGAAATGATTGTGGATAAACTGAGTCCATCA AGTCCTCCTGAGGTTCATGCTAATGTGGCTGAAACACTATGTGCTATAACTCGAAATTCCTCATCGGCCCTAGCCACCAAACTTTCTAGCCCCAG CTTTGTTGCAAGGATATTCGGTCATGCATTGGAAGATTCACATTCGAAATCTTGCCTTGTTCACTCGCTCTCTGTCTGTATTTCTTTGTTGGACCCAAAAAGATCAGCAGTACCTTCTCCCATGTTCCATTCTTTTCGAAGCCAACATATGTATGAACCTCCAATATCTGTTAACCCTGAGACAATTGGTGCAATGCTTCCCAAACTTG GTGACTTGCTTACACTTCTGAATGTGTCATCTGATGAGAAGATACTGCCTACAACATATGGAGAATTGAGGCCTCCTCTTGGGAAGCATCGTCTAAAG ATTGTGGAGTTCGTTGCAGTGCTATTGAAAACTGCCAATGATGCTGCCGAGGATGAATTGGTCAGCTCGGGAACCATTCGACGAATCATTGATCTTTTCTTTGa GTACCCATACAATAACTCGTTGCATCACCATGTGGAGAGTATCATATTGTCATGTTTGGAAAGCAAGAGTGATACTATGGTCAATCACCTTCTTCGAGAGTGCGATTTGATTGGGAAGATTCTTCAAACAGATAAACATCCCATTCTTTCTAGTGACGTTAATCAG CCAACAATGCCTACTGGAAAACGGGCACCTCGGGCAGGAAATCTTGGACATATTACGCGAGTTTCTAACAAGCTTGTTCAGTTGGGAAATGGTCAAAGCCGCATTCAGGCTTGTCTTCAG GAAAATACTGAATGGAATGAGTGGCAAGCTACAGTTCTGCAGGAGCGCAATGCTGTTGAAAACGTCTACAGATGGGCTTGTGG CCGTCCAACTGCATTGCAAGATAGGATAAGGgatagtgatgatgatgatcttcATGATAGAGATTATGATGTAGCAGCTCTAGCGAATAATTTGAGCCAGGCCTTCCGCTACAAAATCTATGGGAATGAAGATGCTGAAGAG GACCATGGGGCTCTTGATCGTGATGATGAG GATGTCTACTTTGATGATGAATCTGCTGAAGTTGTAATATCATCCTTGAGGCTAGGTGATGATCAAGGGAG TCTATTCACGAATTCCAACTGGTTTGCATTCCAAGACGACAGAATTGGTAACGCACCTGTGAGTACATCAGAGATGATGGATGAGATAAACTTAAATGGAACTGCAAATGGTGGCAACAGCAGTAGTGACGATGAAGTTGTGGTTGGCGAGGATGAGGAGTTGGCTGAAAGCAAAGATTCTGTCAATGGCACATCTAGTTCCAATGGTAACTTCCTGAATGGGTTTACTGTAAGCGGTTCTGTGAATGGTGGAATTCTGAACAAGGAAAGCGAGAAGGCAAGTGCTTCCCATGATATGGGATTCTTCAGGTTTGAGACACCCGACAACGAGTTGTTTGGAGATAGGCCTTTACCTGATTGGGTGGGATGGAGCGATTCATCAGATCTGCAAGTTGGCGGTTCAAGTGTCAATCCGTTCGAGGATCACACCAATTCTGATGTGAATCCTCGAGCTCAATTAGTGACTTCTAATGCTAGTTCTCCTTCAAGTGGAGAATCTATAGTTGCAAATGGCTCGCCAACAACCACTACAGCTTCAAATGAGGATTCAGAAGGTAGTGATTCAAGTCAGAGAACTGCTGCTGTACCGTCATTGTTTGAGGAGGATGTTGAGTTTGTAGGTGTCGAATTAGAAGGTACCGAGAAGGCTATGGAACAGGCTCTTAAGGAGGGGATAGTTGGGGAAGCAGGGCCATTGAAGAGAAACATTATACAAAAGGTGCCAGAGAAGGAGGAGAATTCTGACGTGGACGGACCTGGAATGAAGGAGTTCAATGATGCTAATTATTGGAGGGTTGATCAAGAGGTTGCTGTTTTAGAGTGA